GCCAGGCCGGACTgagcctattttttttttttttttcattgttaTAGTGCTGTTGTCGGACCAGCCAACAGAAAGGTGACACTGGCACGACCTGATAGGAGACGTGGTCTGTGCCGGACCGACACACAAACTGGGCGGGCTACCATTGTTTGGCCCGTTGGGCCAAGCTAGCCCGCATCGTTGGCCAACTTTGGACATACTCATGTTATTATCATTTTATTCGGTTTTTTGTCTGCACAAAAAGTCGAACATGTAATATTTATTCGAGTTAAAAAGAAACCTTATATCCGAGAAAtccaaaaataaaattaattccCCACCTTAAATCCCAAAAAAATCCTCAAATTATCCCACCCTAAAAGCCCTCCTCACACGTTACACCCACTCCACAAAATACAACCCAAAGCACTCAAAAAGTCCAATCTATTCACCCAATCAACCACATTAACATAAACACCAAACAACATAACAATATCACACAACCGCGTTTTTTCTTCATTTCCTTTCCTTAAATTCCTCATTTTTTCCCTTAACCCAAAATCTCCTTTGATTTCCTATCCACTAATCCCCCCTTCCTCAATAATCCTCATTTCCTCCCCCACATATATAATCCCTCACTCACCCCCTAAAGTacgtctcataaaaccgtctcatataaaAATCGGCTATTTAACAATCCCCTAATCCCCCTTATAAACCCATCAAAATCCCCATCACCAAATTACCAAATCATCAAATCATtttatcaaattaattaatcaaaagATAATTAAAACACAAACCGACCTAACAAAATCCAATCTTTTTCCAAACCCCACTTCAAAGTTTTCCACCCACAtgcaaatctaaaaaaaaaaaaccaacctcaaaaaacacaaaaaaatccaatcttttccaattttttcttaatttatttttatttttaatgacAAGGCGGTGTTCTCATTGCTCCAACAATGGTCACAACTCTCGCACGTGTCCTACACGTGCACCCACCGCCACCACCGCCAACGGTGGTGGTCATGGCGGTGGAGGCGGCGGGGTGAGGTTGTTCGGTGTAAGGTTGACAGATGGGTCGTTCATGAAGAAAAGTGCAAGTATGGGCAATTTATctcattattataataataatcatGCGTCACCATCCTCGGCTGCTACGTCACCGCAGCCGGACCAACCCGGTTCGCCTGCCCATGACCCGGTTCGTGATGGGTATTTGTCTGATGATCCGAATCATCATGTGTCTTGTTCTTCTTCTAATCGTCGTGGTGAGAGGAAAAAAggttggtcttttttttttttttttttttataagattagtttttttttttttttttttttttttttttttttttggatatcGAGGTTTCGATACCTTTTTACCAGGTGCGCACTGGGTAAATCTCGATATACGCCAATATCGATAAATAATGGGTGTTTAAATAGGAGTGGAaagttttaattttgttgaattttttttattttgattatacatTTATGTGTGTTAATGGATAAAGTTGATCATTagtaatttaatatttttttttgtgtatttATGTTGAAGTGATTGTATTTGCATGTTGATTGTTCAAACAAGTTTACattttatttgaaaatgacatGGAGCAATCTGTTAGAAGGCCCATAATTTCGGCGTAAATTCGGGTTATTTTTGTGAATGAATGAACTGAGGAGAAGTGTTAGTCAAGGAATGTTAGGTGTATATGCTTCTTAGTTTAAGGTTTATGATCCTTGCCATCTAAGCTAGCTGATCGGAGTTGCCCTGTCTTTTAAGAAAGTCATGATTTTCCTTTTGAGTTGTAAAGCTACCCACCAATCGAAGATGGGTGAATTACCCGTCTTCTTAATCAATGAGATTAAAACGGTGTAAAAGTCGCGAAGTTTGTGAATTTGTATGTTCACCAGGAATACATCCGAAAGAATGAGATAGGTTAAGTTGACCCTTATTTTCTTATCGGAAAAAAAATACGTGGGGTGATAAACGAGTAGGTGGGGAACAAATCTAGGAAGAGTTATGTTGGATAAACAATGAATGGATGACGAATAATTTTAGTATGGTTAGGAGGCCTTTTGGCATTTTAGGGAGCACAGGTGATCCACGTAAGGGATTAGTTTAATGATCGTGTTTGATAGGAGGGCGGTGTTGGTGGTGGGTTATTACGCTTTAAAGCCGTATGTGCATTGATTCTAGACTGTAGAGCATCCTTAACACTTTTCAATTGCCTGATATACATGTGGTCCTGATAAATAGAGGCAAGAGTTTTATGGATATAGCACCTTATCATAAACCAAGTGGGTTTGTGTTGTTGCTTGCATGTAGAGAAAGAGTGGCTTTAACAAGTTGCAGGGTCATGTTGTGGTCTTTTCTTTGGGTTTGAGGTTATGGTCATGTGGGGACCTTGTAATGCATGTAGGTTTGTGTCAATTCCATTGTGTTGGACTAGGTGGAGGTTTTTCTGGTTATGATTGGATTGTGTTGTTTAGGTCAATAATGTTAGTGACGATAATAATTTGATCATTCAGGTTACGAGTGCATTATTGATGGCATAATCAATTTGTGTCTTTTAGTCATTTGGTTTGGCGGGGATatggattgaattgatttttggttaGGTTGGTAGGTGATAGTTTTTTTGGGTACTTAGTTATAGCTTCCCTGAATACGGACTCTCTAGAGGAAACAAAataggcattcaacaaaaagatACAAATAAAAAGATTTTGACTTGGACGAGTTGTAGCTTGGACACTTATCGCCTGTTTTACTTGATGTTGGGTGCTTTATAAATTAGTCAATATCGAGTGAAGCCGTGTAGAAAAATAATGTGACTTTTATCGTCGGGCGTTGTTGCTTAGTCATGAAAGGGTGACAATTAAGTTTGTGAAAGTTTTATTGGTTATGATTGGCTTGTGGTTGTTTAGGTCAATAATGTTTGTGACgataataaatttgatttttcaGGTTACGAGTGCATTATTGAGGGAATAATTAGTTTTTGTCTTTTAGTCGTTTGGTTTGGCGGGGATATGGATTTAATTGGTTTTTGGTTAGGTTGGTAGGTGATAGTTTTATGTGTGTGTAGTTAAAACTTGTCCGATACTTGAGTTGGGTGCATTATAAATCAGTCAAAATAAGGCGGCTTTTACCGGGGATTGTTTCTTAGTCATGAAAAGGGTGACAATTAAGTTTGTGGAAGTTTTGTTTCTGTAACTTTGTTCTCATAGCATTTATATTCACATGTTTTGTTATGGTTGCTACTATGATTGCTGTTAGTACAGGTTTATCGTATTATGTTGGTGTCTTGGCATTATCATTGTCAGTGGTAATTTCTGGAGATCGGGATTTATCATATTGTGGTGAAACTGAATTGTGCTGCAAAATATTCATGGTCAAGTGGGGACTTGGGTCAAATTTGCCTCTCATTTCTTGACATTGTCTAATACAGTAATATTGATTGCGCATGAGATCCTTTGTGATTTCAAAGACATTTTCTCAAATCATGATCCCGGCAAGGGATTATTTGCTGATACTCGTTTTATATAAACTGTGAATCTTTAACATTGCTTCTCGTGGTTTATGAGAAACTCTCTGGTCGCAATGAGAGCAGTATGTGCTGGTGGGGTTGTTACTATTCATTTGACAATAAAGCAACAGCCGGACTATGCAATTCCACGTTAAGGGGTCTTATTCTGTTTTAGAACAAGCTTATTACTCGCCTGAAAGGGATGGTAATAAAGCAACAGCCGGACTATGCAATTCTTAGCAGAATTATCATTATGTTTATGAGTCAGTCAAAAACAGTCTCCATGTGTTTTCTCACATACGGGCAAGGCAAAGTACATGTAACTCCCTTTTAAGGCCTTAACCCTCATACCCACCGCCCCCCTAGGCGACGGGCTTGAGGCACTGGGTAATGTTGTTTATGGTGTTACCAATCTGGGAGTTGCAATGAATTTGGAGATACTCTGATCTCTTTTGATGCTTTGAGGGACTGTGATGACTTGATTTGCGTGCATAGTGTGCACAGAAGTTCCATCATATCAATTTCCTCACCTGTTATTTACCTACTTCGGAATTTTCTTTCAGGTAAACCTTGGACGGAAGAGGAGCATCGTCTTTTCTTAATCGGTCTTCAGAAGTTGGGTAAGGGAGATTGGAGAGGAATTGCAAGAACTTATGTAATTTCGAGAACACCTACCCAGGTGGCGAGCCATGCCCAGAAATATTTTATCCGTCAGAGTAATGCAACTCGTAGAAAGAGGAGGTCAAGTCTTTTTGACATGGTCCCAGATATGGTTAGTGTTCTCCATCTCATTGTATAACTTCTGTTTCGACTCATCTCTTGCCTTCTGTTTATTCTGATTATCATGTGGAATGTAAAATTTCATGGAAGTTGTAAATTTAAGCAAGGTCTAATATGGTTCAATGTTCAGGACTTCAAAATAATGGTTGATACTTTTTAAGTGAACATGAGTTCCTGGGTTAGGACTTCGGTTTATTTTGGTAAGACGGGAATCACGTGATGGTCGTGACCCATGAAGCCCATGACATAACTCACTGTTTGGAACAGATAATAAAGACTATAGTTTTCAAGAGCTACTTGTAAAAATGCGTAAAAATCGTGAGCTTAGGTTTTGAATGTCTCATTTGTACTTGCTCGGTTCTGTTGGATTGCTCTTCTGTCCTTTTTTCTTTGGGGAACATCACATTAGATTGTTTAGATTTCCTTTTCTGTTAAGTAGTCTCTTTCGGGGGCAATAACTCTTGTCAAAATTCCCACAGCCCTACTTGCACATGCCTCACCTGAAAACACGATCCGAAAGAAAATATGAACAATTTAAGTCAAGTACACAACATTATGGGAGGGAGTATTTGCTTGTGATATCTAGTTTACTCTATGTGCTACGGGGAGACAATGTACGATATATGGAATTTCGTAGTATGGTATAAGACGCGTGTAGGTTTTGAAACTAATTAACTACCTATATCTCAACCTCATATGATACCTAAGTGACTTAATTTCGGTtcatttcagttcaattcaacttttctcttcacaaattaactcatTATTTTAGTTCGGTTCAGTTCAGATCCATTCAAGTTCAGTTCAGACGGTTTTGAGTCCCACTTTGATACTCGCAAGTTTTGAACCATGTTgacatttgtttttattttattttccaggTAGCTGAAGGGCCAGAAGGGCAAGAGAATGTGCCTGAAGAACAATCATCACCTCCCCAACTCATTCTGAGAGAAACCGATAGTTGTAATGCTCTACCATCCCTAGATCTCTCTCTGGGCACCGAGAGTGAGCCCATGGAAACAACACCCACCGAAGAAGTACAAGAAACCCAGGAAATCCCGTCATTACCGCCTCCTATCCCGACTTTCTTTATTCCCATTCCATATCCACCATCATCCTGGAAACAGAATTCAATCCAACCCGAAATTGAAATCTTACACCATCAGGTCTTAAAACCCACCCCGGTTCACCGAACAGACCCAGCCAATGTTGACCATCTAGTGGGTATGTCTCAGCTCAATCTCAGTGAGACTGAGAACGGGTTAGCTGGTCAACCCCAACTATCTCTGAGTCTACTCGGACCTTCATCTCGACAATCAGCGTTTCATGCCAGTGCTCCTGCTGGCACTAGCTCCGAACTCCAGGAAGGGAAAAACAGTAGTAGTAGTGTCATTCAAGCTGTATGAATATTTAAAAAAAGATGGAAATATCGAAGAAGTTACTATAGTTTTTAGGATTTTTGAAGCTTTATTCATGTCTTTTAGTTTATAATTATAATGGAACATGTTGGATTAAATTTCATTAGTTCATTCACATTCTTTCTCCCTATTTACATTTAGAATCTTCACATAACTGGAAAAAACAGAGGGAGCtaaatttccttttctttttgtatacCATCTTTCTTGTAAGTTTTTGTAGTTGGGTTCctatggttttttttttattttctttcttaCTCCCATCTCTAATACTCCCGGTTtcctggtcatttgttgttctttacCATTTTTGGGTGACTCAGTCAATTGTTATATTTTcaattttaagaatgaacttgatgagcaatttaatcattcacactcaatttgttccacttgtc
The Silene latifolia isolate original U9 population chromosome 11, ASM4854445v1, whole genome shotgun sequence genome window above contains:
- the LOC141610937 gene encoding transcription factor MYBS3-like, with translation MTRRCSHCSNNGHNSRTCPTRAPTATTANGGGHGGGGGGVRLFGVRLTDGSFMKKSASMGNLSHYYNNNHASPSSAATSPQPDQPGSPAHDPVRDGYLSDDPNHHVSCSSSNRRGERKKGKPWTEEEHRLFLIGLQKLGKGDWRGIARTYVISRTPTQVASHAQKYFIRQSNATRRKRRSSLFDMVPDMVAEGPEGQENVPEEQSSPPQLILRETDSCNALPSLDLSLGTESEPMETTPTEEVQETQEIPSLPPPIPTFFIPIPYPPSSWKQNSIQPEIEILHHQVLKPTPVHRTDPANVDHLVGMSQLNLSETENGLAGQPQLSLSLLGPSSRQSAFHASAPAGTSSELQEGKNSSSSVIQAV